CTCTTCCCTGACCTCTCTCTCTCGTCTGCTCCATCTGTCTGTACCGAGTAATGTTACagtttagtattgaagatcataaccagtagttaggtatttgttactttgtgagtaggtgatgaattagaaccaataaaaatatatttttccattgaaatatcctgttttttggtgtttttcagaaactgggaacgaatgaatttgtatttagttcatttttatgggaaacattgatttgagatatgaggaaattgacatacgagcttggtctTGGAGcacattaaactcgtatctcaaggtaatactgtatatgtatatctctTAACTATAAAGGTATGTCATTTCATTAAAATCACTGAGTTCATGTTTCTGCATTAACTTTTAgacaaatgtgttttattttcttataatgATAACCAAATTTATCAGGATAATAACgagcatgtctttttttttagcattttgaaGTCTATCAAAATTCACATGTTCATACGTTGTTATTACTTGTATGATGTTGTCAAAGACTGTAAGGTTGGGCCGCTCCTAAATCGAGAAGCCTCTCCTAAATTGTGCTTTGCTTTTCCAGTGATGGGTGCTTTTACCAAGGCCTACTTGTTATTCCCTCCCAGTGTTTGTTCCCTTCAACACAGAGCTGAAAAAAAGGCCTGTTGTAACAAGTCTGCTTGCCGAGGTGACAAATCATCTGATGAACCCGGACAGTagttggaggaggaggaggcaccCCGGCGGCGTCCTCCTTGTCCCCCCAAGCGACATTCGGGAAGCAATCTGCTAATGCGACCGCGAGAAGCGACGGTGGCAAAGTTAAACGGAGGTAAGCATCTGAATTCATGCCTTTGCTTTATGGAGTGTTCTGGCCTGAATgtactgtagtgttttttttaattttttgtttgttttgacaaGGACATCTGATAAGTGTTTATTGCACAATTTGTCTTTGTGCCGAGTTTTTCAACAGTATATACGAGCACTCAGGcttaaaacatgttgccctcCGATACCACAGGTGGTGCTATTTATGCCGTCTTGGGGCATCTTTTGGTGCATTTTTTCTACTTGACTGGCAGGCAAAATAGTGTATTTGGTTTAACTCTTATAGTTCGACCTTATGACTATTTTCATCTTTCTGCTGGGAATTTTAATTAGTTTGTACAATTTCAAATAGACATAAACATATTTcatcaattttctccaaacacTCAATTCAAATAGCTTGGCCATTtgtcactggcagccaatgaattaatatCTACACAACTGCAAATAAATTGCCACGCTTTTAATTAAACCACAGAGAACTGCAATGGGTGAATATGGTAGTAATcctttaaagtcccactatcatgGATTTCTTCACAATAATTTAATTATATAATCTTGTCGACTAGAATGAAAATGTATATCAAGACTCAAATTGATTTTTAACAATTGAAATTTCACCCAAATATAGTAAGTGTCTGGATCagcattcttaaaaaacaatgtaCAGGATTCagtatgactcaatggaaaaagtttggagacgaGTATAATAGTTGTTTATCATGCAACATGTTGGAATTAGGTCAGAGGAAGTCCCGataaatatgacattttaaCGTACATTTTCAAACTGGGGCCGAAATACTATAACACGGCCCCCGCGCTTGAGAGAATGAACACAGAAGCATCTTAGGCTTCATTAACTTCAGCTTTTGAAAAagtttagctaaaaaaaaaaacattttaatgaccATGCATCATTTTTCACTTGGTCATAATCTTCAGTCAAATATTTagatcaaaacaacagaataaagCACTTAGTTCTGTGCTCAAATCACTCAAATCATGCTTGgtcagatggaaaaaaacaaattcctaCACAAAACACATCAACCATTTTTCTATAAAACCATGGAATTTTTGAAAAAGAGACTAAACTGATGAGACCAGGGTAGTCCGCCCCTTACGTGACTTTGTAGCCAATGGTAACATGGGATTAAAAGCTGTTTTGGGGTtcatttttacaaagaaaaggactatggGCTGTGGCTAAGGGAAatccaatctatcaaatttaGTAAAGTACCCCCAGAGATGATAGTGCAATCTCAAATGTACTCCTGATTTATCAGTTCAACACTGGGCCAAGTTCATTTTCTCATATAGCCACTCCAAACTCCCCTGAAAGCAAACTTCACCTGCAAATCCATGTCAGACTTTAATAGAGCATATTATTTCACTTATTTCCTCCCATTGACATTGCTAGCTATCCAGTTTATTTAAAGTGGGAACAGTGTAAATGTGAATTTGCCCctaccagtcaaaattgattggacgtctattgctgctaatgagttaaatgagtgtccTATAAAAGGTTAGctaattaattaatcaatttaGAGTCCTATACTAGTAATAGTTGACTGTTAAAAAACAGATGGCGTTTCATTGTGACTGTGTTCACTACTTTAATGTAAGTGTAAACATTAGTACTTACAAAATTGATAtagaatggaaaataaaagcaaaagccACATGAGTCAACCCACTGTGGCCAAGCACTTTATTTTGGCAAATGTATCTCATGTCTCCTGGGATAACAAAAGCCTCAAATATGATAAAATGAGGACACGTGTGAAATCTAGGTTATTCCCCATGAAAACCTACATAAATTGTCTCTGTGTAACTTAATACAATGCGCAATGCCGGCAAACTTTCCATTGCAACTTCAATGCCAAAGAAACAATATTTACAATGTTTCAAATGCTATTTTTGTACGTTTCACATAATTCATACAGCGGAAAATTCACAAAACCAAGGTGGGCAAATGTTATCATTCAGGTAAAGAGATACAAATGAACAGAGTGATCCACATGATTACAGTAATTTATCcacaaattgcattttctgGTTAAACATCTTATCAATCAAACCAATCACGTGGACTCACCATTCATTGTTGGAGTCTAATTCCGCCATTTTCATGGTAGttgaaatccattcattttctagtCGCTCTTGACCACATATTCATTACCGCCATTCCATGGTCAGTAGTCTGCAATTTTGACACCCACCCCCTCTATTTTTACCCATTGGATCGCAGCCATTCCATAGTCACTGGTCTCGTTTGTGCTTTGCACAATCCTAACAATTGACTAGCATTTTTTTGGACCACTGACCACCACTATTCCCTACCATTTAATTCCTTAGTCCCTGAAAATCCATCCTTGCGACTGACCGCCAAACGTTCCCGATCGACCCGCATTCCATACTGCCCTATATCCCGTGGTGACCGGTTTAATGATTGGCCCTTCCAAACCTAATCACCACTTTAATTACCACAGTATATTTGATTTTGGCTGACCCCCATCCTTTCCAGATTCTTCATTATTGTCATATATTTCATTGTCCCTTCTGTCCAAACTTCATAGGTCACTTCACTTATTTGTTGTGTTTCCTTCAATCCCAGCTAAACTCTACTAATTCCCTGCGTGGTACAACCTCCTCTCCTTCTTGACCTTCATCTATTCAGATCCTTTCCCGCCATCTTCTCTTTCTATTCCTGGACAGTTTGACCTCCATATCCATATTCCCATGGTCACTTTCCCCCCGATCCATTCCCAGTCACTTAAGATGGAGCTAATATCCATATATTTTCCTGTCGGTTCCTCTCTTTACGTCTTACCAAGAAGATGCGTGTTCATAAATTgcgcttgtaaaaaaaaaagcaaccgtTTTAGTCAGATGTGTGTTGGAAATGCTATCTGACACCTTTTATTCCATAAGTGTTCAATTATGACTGCgccatgtgtgtatatatatatatgtttgtgtgtgtatatatatgtttatatatgtatatgtatatatgtatgtatatgtatgtatatgtatgtatatgtatgtatatgtatgtatatgtatgtatatgtatgtatatgtatgtatatgtatgtatatgtatgtatatgtatgtatatgtatgtatatgtatgtatatgtatgtatatgtatgtatatgtatgtatatgtatatatatacttttatttgttattgtaaataaatatatacatatatatacacacatatgtatattatatatatgtgtatatatatgtatacatacatacatatatatatacatatatatacatatatgtatatatacatacatatatatacatatatatatacatatatatatatatatacatatatataatatacatatgtgtgtatatatatgtatatatttatttacaataacaaataaaagtacataaacaggaaatattcaggtttatttatttttatatttttaataatgcttttttaaaacttaaaataaactgaaaaaaactttttttgtattcaaaatgtttgtttattttcaaaaacagggggaaacagtaaatattctctatacatctataatcttgaATCTTATCATGAAACAAAGTCACGAGTTACTTTCTTATTCAGCACAAAGTCATGTAAACGGGCCAAATACGGCTTTCGGGTTGTATCATGTTCTCTTGCTGCTTTGAAGGACACATTTGTATAAATTCAGGAATATGGCCCCAATAACATTCTAAATTTTTGACCCGGAGGaacgaataaatgaatgataaaatgaatttgacgtctAGCGCCGACAATGGCAGGACACGAGTTCTATAGAAAGTTAATCAATCCAATCAAATTACCATCTGAGACAAATCGTTTCATCTACTTGCTCTCACAGCGATGATGTTATTGTGCAAAAAGCAGCCTTTTGTTCGCCTCGCCGATGCCGAGTCGCTTCGCACGATTTCCGCTGAGGCGCCATCTAAAAAGGAGACTGCCAGCAGCACATTGCGCGTAGTAACCTTCACGTCAATAAATCAGAGGAGACGATGCATGGGAATGTCACAGCGGACAGACGGGGTACTGATCTGCTCTGCATATGacgggagggggtgggggggttggtGTTGTCTCTGTTTTTGCTCGAGAAGGTCATTTGTCCAATTGGATCAGAGTGGTAACATCCCAAAAGCAAACGCTGGAATAAATTTAGGAAATTTAAGGAAACATGACTGACTGCCCTTTACAAAATATTTCCGTATAAAGCAGAATTGTACCATCGGTGAAAGGTAGAGGCTAAATAGTAttgataaaaatatatttttggctcATTATTAGAGGCATTATTTTGGTACATTGCCCAGGTATTGTATCAGGACTCGGTAAAATCCtgctattttttgttaaaaagaaatagatgaaatggagaaaaaaaggttatGTACATCAGTATATGTTCATGAATAAAGTAATTGGGATCAAACCCAAAAATGGTATATTTGTAACATGAAATGAAGGGATTACATTTTGGGGTCACAAGTTCAAAGGTTACAGGGCCAAATTgaattttgttcatttgctgccagccctcaAAGTAAACATGGATTCTGTGTCAATTTCCGGttaaatactatactaataATAAATGTTCCCATCATTAGAAGTGGAAAGAATTTAAGGAATTGCAGCCTCGCTGATTAAAACACCCATTCATTCACCTcctcaatatttatttataaacgcTAAATACTACATACAATATATTCCTTGTATAAGGCAGGTTACAGAAAACATTCCTCATTATGCCATACATGTACAGTGAACTGATAGAATGTATGTATAGGCCCACTTTAATGTTACTACAGAGAttacaaagaaagaaaacgcgCCGGGAAGGATTCTCATAATCACAATCTAGATAAAAACGCCAAATATTAGCACTCAATGGTTAGCTACTATCTGACAcggaataagaaaaaaaaaaaaaaaacaatctcatgTGCATTACTACAGCCAAAAAGTCTTGCATAACTAGAGCTAAGATGTCTAAAAGAGACATTGGAGCACTTCAAGTCACTTCATATAGGGAAGAACGTAATACTACAATGCCCAAATGAAGAAGCCTATATGACTATATGTGCAGCGTTTGCACTGCCTAACAGCACCACAACATCCATTAAGAGTCTAACTACATTATGCTAGGGCGGCAGAGGACATGCCAAGGAATATCTGATAAGCCATTACGACATGTGTGTTGTGTCACCTCGTGTGAATAATTCAACACAATCGTGTGTCACGTCCCGAAGACCGGTTAAAATTTAAACGTCTCCAGAGTTTAACGAAGCTTTCTTAGGCGAGAGGCAGAGCGGGAGAATATGTATTCCGAGCGAGGCACTCTAGAGCAGGCGTGTCCGGGAAGAAAAGGGGTTTTCACCGAGGGGTCGCTCATATAGATCCGGGAAATCCTTTCGCTCGTGTTGTAGTTCTTCCCTCTTTTCCCTTCATCTTGTTTTGTAATGTCGCgtttaatttttcatttatgCTTCTTGTATGGACACAAATAGACAGCGAAATGCCGCTGCCTTAAATGAGGTTGTGATGAAATGCCAAGCGAAGGCAGCAGAGAACAACTTCTGTCTTAATGAAGTTCACCAATACATGTCAACATAGTTCCCTGACAGCAAAATGAAGTCAAAACATAATTTTATCTGATTTTTGTAAGTTGAATTATTTTCCCTGAGCACAAGACAGTGACAGGTGAGGTTTGCACTGAATAATGTTAAGTAGTTGACTGTACAGTTTTACACAAAAAGCAATTTAGATCTCAACGTTGTATTCCCGTTAAAATATGGGGGTTACTTTTCTGGGGgtcaacaaagcaaaaatataGACGCCCCTAGATggggtttggacacccctgctctagtccAGTGATTCCCAACTAATGTGCTGAAAGAAATGAGTCGTTATTTGTTGATTCAGGTtctgtctgacgtttttcctcatgtaaaaaaacaatggcGCTTTGAGATACAATTGGTTTGactttggagttttttttgtatgaacatatgattattttgtgtctcaaaatacaggaaaatatTTAATGTCAATATGCATACTCTTCATTAAGCCAGTGGTTCTCAAAATGGGGCGGTAGTACTACCAGTGGTATGCAGACTCCCTCTAGTAGATTGACAGAACTAATAAAAAttactttttatatatatagatatataaatccACTGCATTTATCAAAAACAGTTTGAGCGATACTCTGAGTGGTCCTCTAGTTTTTTCCAGAATATTTTGGTTTCCTGCACTGCTGCAGTTGTTCACAAACTGTTTTTGCAGAGCctctatttaataattaaattaaaatacaaacattccTCCCGGAATAACATAAACACAAACTTGTCAATGTAGGCAGTGAAAATTCCTTTCCTGTATTgttcttcattcatttttaaagccttcGTTTGGTGGTCTTTTAAAGATGCTCGGTACTAAAATGAGCTCCACCTGCTGCTGTATCATAATCATAAAGCGTTCCAAGGTAGCTCAGCCGGCCGGGTTCCACAGTTTGAAAACCACTGCactaaaaatacaaaagcaaGTCTGGCAACAAACgtcaattattttttacaaacaatTAAAGTGAAGATGGTATTTCGAAAGCTGCGTATTCTTTATGGTGGTCCTAATGTTTGAGAACTATCTCTAAACGGCATCCTCTGCCGTTGACgctgctagacgtccaatctattcggACTGTGGCCGATTGAGCGGTCGCTTCCAGCCCCAAATGGATCGGTCGTCAATGAGACGAGCCACTCCGAAATGAACCGTTAACAGTGAAAATTTGTGAAGGATTAATCTCAAAAGATGATTTGATATACCTACAAACTTGGATCCAATGAAATTCCCATATATGAGCGTCACGGTGGGAGGAATtgaacttgtatgtcaaggtgttGGGAATCACTATTTAAGCTCAATATTCTGCGTGAGAGTCATCGGCAAGCAGCAGCAGAGACGGATGAGAGTTACTTGTGCCTTATtgctttttcctgtttattccACAGTCTCGTTCCCTGAGTTTAACAGTCGGCGGCGGCTCCTCCGCCATCCTCCCGGTCGGCGGCACAGCGCACCGGGCGCGCAATGACGCACGGCCGCGCGGTCCCtcccgccgccgctgccgccgccttGCGACTGTCGCGCTCGTACTCCTCCTGCGCCTTCTGGATCTTCCGCTTCTTCAGCCTCCTTTTGTGGAAGTGGAAGGTGGCCACGGAGACGATCACAACGCCCGCCAGCGCGACCACCAGCACCAGGAGAGCCAGCGTGGACGACAAGGGCGGGAAGGCCGCACTCAGCTGCTCCGCGCACGTGCCATTGACGCCCGGGCACGACGCGGAGCTCGGGGGTGTCATCCGGCCCGCTGGAGTCTTCGTGATGGGTGAGTTTGTTGAGGTGTTTGTACGTgtgcttgcgtgtgtgtgtgtgtgtgtgtgtgtttgtgtgtgtgtgtgtgcgtgtgtgtgtgtggagggaggGGTGATGGCTCAACGCGGGGAAGCCGGACCACGCATGCGCTCACCTACGAGCAGATAACACACCGCAAGCGTTTCACAGTAAAATGACACATTGCATTGAAAATTGCGCCTTCCTAAAATGAGCACGTCAATAACAAAAGGCTTACCTGGCATAAGAGTTAATGCAAGGACGCAGTGACGCATTtctggaggaagaggaggaggatgatgacgacgatgatgttGAGGTCGGAGCTCACACCTTCCAGCTTACCTCTCTCGTCTTAATTGCCGCAATCCGCTCAATGCACAGCTCCTCATCTGCGTGCGTGAGAGAGCTGTCCAACAATGAGCAGAGCTGGAGCGAGATGAGGGGTGGAGGGGGACTcctccttcctcccttcctccctcctcttcctcctcctcttctgccGCTCCACTCAGCATGTGAATGAGGAAAGCTGTATCTGCATTAAAGCTCCACTGGCTTCTCTCGGAATGAGTATTTCTGCCTCCAAGCGTCCGAAAGTGATAGTTCATAAAATACCGAAGCTTCAACCTGAAGCCAAATGATAAGTGTGTATAGGAGATAAATTATCGTCACGATGTCGGACCGCAATCAGTGTGGTATTCCCCAAGGGTGCGGTCGGCGTCTGAGTGCGACGAGGATGTTGGTCGGCTTCCGATTTGGATCTTGCGAGTATCATTAGGACCCCTGAGATGTGGAAAATAACTCAtgagctgccattgatggtgctagatgtcTATTCCATGTGAACATCCCAGACAAATGTGGCCCTGAAACGTGAGATTGGCAGCCAGTCCTTCCAATTTAATTTGGATTCAATATGTACTGTttgtgtgtacatatgtatgttggtgtatatgtacatgtgtgtgtgtgtatatatatatatatatatatatacatatatacatatatacatatatatatatacatatacacacacatatatatatatatatacatatacacacacatatatatatacatatacatatatacacacacatatatatatatatacatgtatatatgtatgtatatatgtatatatacatacatacatatatgtatatatatgtatgtatatatatatatagtggtacctcgacatacgagcattttgagatacgagtaaaatttcgagctaataattatctctagatacgagaaagccaggtggccaagacatgagaggcatctttttcgtgtataacagatatctacgagcactgggcagagcgttgcatttttttcagtgtttttttccgtcactcagcacgAATGGCGAAGCGATCGCTAccagtatatattacttctcgttggctgctcataataacatgctggctcgcaactccctctttgtaatgtctcggcgagcactgggcggagcgttgcatttgttTCAGTGTTCCCCCCCCccggaagaatggtataaaaatgtaaaacaaaataagaattaagtttagtgtaaggttagattaaacttaattttgagtgtctgcatcgtaatccaagttcatttaaatttgtttatgttatattacgattcaccggtgctaaaagtctcccccgctgtgtgtatatatatgtgtatgaatgtgtgtatatgtgtgtgtatatatgtatgtgtatatgtatgtatgtgtatatatgtatatgtatgtatttatgtaaatatATTGCTTGAGTTTATTTAATGTCTTTTTAGAACAAGTGCAGAGTGTTTCGGATAACAAAAGGATTATGCTATTTATAAACCTTTGACGGACCTTAAGGTTTAGCCCAGTGCATCAAGGAATCAGCTTTTACCTCATTGTGTTATGATTTTATATTCACACATGGAGTCAAGGATGGTTAATAGAGGTGCAAGTGATCGACATCCCCCGATCCGATCATATGATCAGAAACTGAGCCGATGTTGTTATTTTCAGGGGACTGGAATTTGGCGAaaacgtttatttttttatttaaaattttgtcTTAAGATCTTTTATTGTTAAATCAATGAATttccatactttttttttctcatcaaaaACATGATCTGATGAGACCCTTATACAAACatatttttgccctttttaattttattttttcataaagaTATCTAATTATCTATGATTACTTGTCACAAGTGGTTTTAACTTAACTGCTTTATATCAAGTTAGCATAAAATCATTAATGATAATTGATGTAGTCTGTGGATTATAgtgtgttgctattttcaattgtcttgcatgcattaGTCACGTATGGTTGGCAAATGGCACcaaattacaaaattacaaaaactATTTAATTGAGATTGATGGTAATAATAAAGCATatcgcaggggtagggaacctatggcttgagagccatatatggctcttttgatgggtgcatgtggctcaccgctaacctgtgaggtaaaatatcattgattagcaacagcataaaaatgttgtcaaaagaattcagggacttttctactttaaaagtggtaatatgattaaaaaatgtatcacATCTCAAGCAGAAGGCGAAGGCCACCCGTCTTGTTATTCCACAGccccacaattaaaaaaaaaaggaaagaataaTTCTCACAGTCATTTCCCAGTCGTTCCCGCGAACGTCGCCAGCAGGCCTCGATGAAAAATGGATGTGCTCGGGGAATGTTTCGAAGGTCCCGGGATGATGAACTCACTGTAGATAAGTGCATGCTGAAACATTCATGCCCAGTTTAGAGCCGGCAAATGTTGGGAGGGTGACTAACCACCGTGAACATcgcttttattttatattcatgAGACACCAAAACTGCGCAGTTTGTCAATAGTAAAAATCTACATCTCAAAGTCAAGCTCAACTTTCACTCCAAATCAATGTTATGTACAATATTATGGAGAAATTACTTTTGGTTGCATAAAGTTGGGACTACTCAGCTGTCATGTGTGAAATTAAACAATATTTCGCGATTTGGCTGTTTCCAGGCCCGGGGGAAGATCCGGAGTAATTTTCAAGCAAATGTTGTCAAAAACACCTGATATTGAGAGAAAGCTAAAAGGTAAGCaaagctgcatttttttcaacatgaTTAGCACAAGGTAAGATGTGATCAAAATTTGTGAAAAATTactttttacatatttacatattctACATATTCATTCTTAATACGAGAATATATattctgactgggaggtgcgaccagtctaaatggattggacacagTGCCATCAATCGGAGTTAATGAGACTATAGGTCAcatctgtcaaagtggcgggtcgggggccaaatctagcccgccgcatcattttgtgtggcccgagaaagtaaatcatgagtgccaactttctgttttaggattaaattaaaatgaagagtattgatgtgtattaaatttcctgattttcccccttttaaatcaataattgtaatttttttaaatccattttttctgtatttttagttcaaaaatcattttataaa
The nucleotide sequence above comes from Stigmatopora argus isolate UIUO_Sarg chromosome 22, RoL_Sarg_1.0, whole genome shotgun sequence. Encoded proteins:
- the LOC144068166 gene encoding uncharacterized protein C11orf87-like codes for the protein MTPPSSASCPGVNGTCAEQLSAAFPPLSSTLALLVLVVALAGVVIVSVATFHFHKRRLKKRKIQKAQEEYERDSRKAAAAAAGGTARPCVIARPVRCAADREDGGGAAADC